In one Bacillota bacterium genomic region, the following are encoded:
- a CDS encoding GNAT family N-acetyltransferase, producing the protein MFEKDRELVGYALIIPCWSNERQKDVLWIDEFYVVPEWRNRGTGSAFFEHLGTSEAGRAYSLEIETYPWNQRALALYRNLGFTGKGRVLLEKTL; encoded by the coding sequence GTGTTCGAGAAGGATAGGGAACTGGTGGGGTACGCCCTAATCATCCCTTGCTGGAGCAACGAACGCCAGAAGGACGTCCTCTGGATAGATGAGTTCTATGTGGTCCCCGAGTGGCGGAACAGGGGCACCGGTTCTGCCTTCTTTGAGCACCTGGGCACCAGCGAGGCCGGAAGGGCTTATTCCCTGGAGATTGAGACCTACCCGTGGAACCAGAGGGCCCTGGCCCTCTACAGGAACCTGGGGTTCACAGGCAAAGGGCGGGTTCTTCTCGAAAAGACGCTTTGA
- a CDS encoding UTP--glucose-1-phosphate uridylyltransferase, with protein MTVKKAVIPAAGLGTRLLPATTVLPKEMLPLVDTPVIQYVVKESLEAGLDDLLIVTRRGKTALEDHLDSVAGGTGPLQGSPRGVLGEMACIHFVRQARPLGLGHAVLQARFHVGHEAFALLLGDEVFRSRVPCIRQVMEAQAILGGSVLAVQEVCAEDTWRYGIVDAVQVSPGVSRVTDLIEKPGPSKAPSNLAITGRYVLEPEVFHALQGAEPGVRGEIELTDALRSMVRMGLSLWAIQVDARRYDTGDRLGLLRATVEMALDREDIGPSFRRYLEGIRLAGSSDPTPG; from the coding sequence ATGACAGTGAAAAAGGCAGTTATACCTGCGGCCGGCCTGGGAACGAGGCTTCTTCCCGCCACAACGGTGCTGCCCAAGGAGATGCTCCCCCTCGTGGATACCCCGGTAATCCAGTACGTTGTAAAGGAGTCTCTGGAAGCGGGCCTCGATGATCTTCTCATTGTAACAAGGCGGGGGAAGACTGCCCTGGAGGACCACCTGGATTCTGTGGCTGGAGGTACCGGGCCACTCCAGGGCAGTCCCCGCGGTGTGCTTGGTGAGATGGCTTGCATCCACTTCGTCCGCCAGGCAAGGCCTCTTGGGTTAGGCCACGCTGTGCTTCAAGCCAGGTTCCACGTGGGGCATGAAGCCTTTGCCCTCCTTCTGGGGGACGAGGTATTCCGCTCCCGCGTGCCCTGCATCAGGCAGGTCATGGAAGCCCAGGCGATCCTGGGGGGCAGCGTCCTGGCGGTACAGGAGGTATGTGCTGAGGACACCTGGCGCTATGGGATCGTTGACGCCGTCCAGGTCTCCCCGGGGGTATCCCGGGTGACAGACCTCATAGAGAAGCCCGGGCCCAGCAAGGCTCCCTCGAACCTGGCCATAACAGGCCGCTATGTGCTCGAACCCGAGGTCTTCCATGCCCTTCAAGGCGCTGAGCCTGGAGTGCGGGGAGAAATCGAACTCACCGACGCCCTCAGGTCGATGGTGAGGATGGGTCTTTCCCTCTGGGCCATACAGGTGGATGCCCGTCGCTACGACACAGGAGATCGCTTAGGCCTTCTCAGGGCCACTGTGGAAATGGCCCTGGACCGTGAGGACATAGGCCCCTCCTTCCGCCGGTACCTTGAGGGAATTCGCCTGGCCGGGTCCTCTGACCCCACGCCGGGTTAA
- a CDS encoding glycosyltransferase family 4 protein, protein MEVSMICTEMLPVPPVLGGAIQQYIWGICSILASRYDISVICRDDPVLPDHEVLKGVEFTRVPARSRRHYLDQVVASLRNRDTELIHIFNRPEWVLPLREEFPGTRLILSLHNEMMAEGKISVEKGEECIEALDAINTVSQYVASRLVQRFPQAAPKVRTVYSGADTGHFKPGWAPGGARDREETRLALGLPDRRVILYSNRINAKKGTHLLIQAASELAASHPDVALLVLGSKWYGKDEKDGYVERIHAMAGEAPVPVILTGFVKPQEIHRYYAAADIFACASQWSEPLSRTHYEAMASGLPIVTTARGGNPEVVRGYGCGIVLDDYNSVSAWVHALGYLLGDPGLMREMGKTGRRLALERYSWRRVASDVSQMYEEVMPEPRPSQATGEDRAKVLQERSLEHRSL, encoded by the coding sequence ATGGAAGTGTCTATGATATGCACGGAAATGCTACCGGTTCCACCCGTTCTGGGGGGGGCCATACAACAATACATCTGGGGCATATGCTCCATCCTGGCAAGCCGGTACGACATTAGCGTCATTTGCCGGGATGACCCCGTGCTCCCTGACCACGAGGTCCTGAAGGGGGTGGAGTTCACCCGAGTGCCCGCCCGGAGCCGGAGGCACTACCTGGACCAGGTGGTGGCCAGCCTGAGAAACCGGGATACAGAACTCATACACATCTTCAACAGGCCGGAGTGGGTGCTCCCTCTCAGGGAGGAGTTCCCTGGGACCCGCCTGATCCTGAGTCTCCACAACGAAATGATGGCAGAAGGCAAGATCTCCGTAGAGAAGGGTGAGGAGTGTATCGAGGCTCTAGACGCCATCAACACCGTGAGCCAGTACGTGGCATCCCGCCTCGTCCAGCGCTTCCCTCAGGCTGCACCCAAGGTTAGAACCGTCTACTCGGGCGCTGATACTGGACACTTCAAGCCGGGCTGGGCTCCGGGGGGCGCCCGGGACAGGGAAGAGACCCGCCTTGCCCTGGGGCTTCCGGACCGGAGGGTCATCCTCTACTCCAACCGGATAAATGCTAAGAAGGGCACTCACCTTCTGATCCAGGCCGCCTCCGAACTGGCGGCCAGCCACCCGGACGTGGCCTTGCTGGTTCTAGGGAGCAAGTGGTATGGGAAGGACGAGAAGGACGGCTACGTGGAGAGGATTCACGCCATGGCCGGGGAAGCGCCGGTTCCCGTTATCCTCACGGGTTTTGTGAAACCCCAAGAGATACATCGTTACTATGCTGCGGCAGACATCTTCGCCTGTGCCTCCCAGTGGTCTGAGCCGCTCTCCCGCACTCACTACGAGGCGATGGCATCAGGCCTTCCCATTGTCACCACGGCCCGGGGAGGCAACCCAGAGGTAGTGCGCGGCTACGGTTGCGGCATAGTGCTGGACGACTACAACAGCGTGTCCGCCTGGGTCCACGCACTGGGGTACCTCCTTGGAGACCCGGGGCTCATGCGGGAGATGGGAAAGACCGGGCGGCGATTGGCTCTCGAAAGGTACAGCTGGCGGCGGGTGGCAAGTGATGTGTCCCAGATGTATGAGGAGGTCATGCCCGAGCCTCGGCCCTCGCAGGCAACCGGGGAGGATAGGGCTAAGGTGCTCCAGGAGAGGTCCCTGGAACATAGGTCTTTGTGA
- a CDS encoding CotS family spore coat protein — MSGGFLDTARCVLAQYPVIVRDIRVIQGEAKKAIWLVATDRGALALKRHARPVRRVVFSLCAQEYISLRGGRVPCLLRPDGDSLHVEEEGMAFSLSSWVEGRQLVLEREEDLFMALEALGHFHRSSQGFKIPAGVQVSTKLGKWPHHYSSMIQRLSEWRQVASERGGTLGHIYQRLAPEMLDMATEALALLEGSGYGQWVEQASVTGNLCHQDYGQGNAIMGDGGVWIIDLDDITLDLPARDLRKITNKAMERRGGWDGPLFLAMMEAYERERPLSDSEKRVLFVDLLFPHVFHDTAKNPFRKGKATSASKIEEAFALERSKRQAILPLLG; from the coding sequence GTGAGCGGCGGGTTCCTTGACACGGCCCGGTGTGTCCTGGCGCAATACCCGGTTATCGTAAGAGACATCAGGGTCATCCAGGGAGAGGCGAAGAAGGCCATATGGTTGGTGGCCACGGATAGGGGCGCCCTTGCCCTAAAACGCCACGCCCGTCCTGTCAGGAGGGTGGTGTTCAGCCTTTGTGCCCAGGAGTACATCTCACTCCGAGGCGGCCGCGTGCCATGCCTGCTCAGGCCTGACGGGGATTCCCTGCATGTTGAGGAGGAGGGGATGGCCTTCAGTCTTTCTTCGTGGGTGGAGGGTCGCCAGCTCGTTCTCGAGCGGGAAGAAGACCTGTTCATGGCCTTAGAAGCCCTGGGCCACTTTCACAGGTCATCCCAGGGCTTCAAGATTCCAGCGGGGGTACAGGTGTCCACAAAACTAGGCAAGTGGCCCCATCACTACTCCTCCATGATCCAGCGTCTCTCCGAGTGGAGGCAGGTGGCCAGCGAACGCGGAGGCACACTTGGGCATATCTACCAGCGTCTAGCTCCAGAAATGCTGGACATGGCCACCGAGGCGCTGGCCCTCCTGGAGGGCTCCGGCTACGGGCAATGGGTAGAGCAGGCTTCGGTCACGGGTAACCTGTGTCACCAGGACTACGGCCAGGGCAACGCCATCATGGGAGATGGTGGTGTGTGGATCATCGATCTGGATGACATCACCCTGGACCTGCCTGCACGGGATCTCAGGAAGATCACGAACAAGGCAATGGAGCGGCGCGGGGGCTGGGACGGTCCTCTCTTTCTTGCCATGATGGAGGCATACGAAAGGGAGCGCCCACTATCAGATTCTGAAAAGCGGGTCCTCTTCGTGGACCTGCTGTTCCCCCATGTCTTTCATGACACCGCAAAGAACCCCTTCAGGAAGGGAAAGGCCACCAGCGCCTCCAAGATTGAGGAAGCTTTTGCCCTTGAGCGTTCCAAGCGCCAGGCAATCCTGCCTTTATTGGGATAG